A stretch of the Verrucomicrobiia bacterium genome encodes the following:
- a CDS encoding adenylyl-sulfate kinase produces the protein MAIVFWLFGRSGAGKTTLANLLCRELRAGNRPVVFIDGDLARSGLSSDLGFTPGSRTENHRRVAEMARLVSEQGITVVVATMAPEYEQRDRVRQVLGDRMVWVHVEAPLEECLKRDPKGLYRKAQAGKLDLLLDYPFDPPRANERDFIVNTATAPVEACHRQLLAEVLRRLGALESPAPPQPPSPSGQ, from the coding sequence GTGGCAATTGTGTTCTGGTTGTTCGGACGCTCTGGCGCCGGCAAGACAACCCTCGCCAACCTGTTGTGCCGGGAACTGCGCGCGGGGAACCGGCCGGTGGTGTTCATTGACGGCGATCTGGCGCGCTCCGGGCTGAGCTCCGACCTGGGCTTTACGCCCGGTTCGCGCACCGAGAATCACCGGCGCGTCGCCGAAATGGCCCGATTGGTCAGCGAACAGGGCATCACGGTGGTGGTGGCCACCATGGCCCCGGAATACGAACAACGGGACCGCGTCCGCCAGGTGCTGGGCGACCGGATGGTCTGGGTGCATGTGGAGGCCCCCCTGGAGGAGTGCTTGAAGCGCGATCCCAAGGGTCTGTATCGCAAGGCCCAGGCGGGCAAATTGGACCTCCTGCTCGACTATCCTTTCGATCCACCACGGGCCAACGAACGCGACTTCATCGTCAACACCGCCACCGCGCCCGTTGAAGCGTGTCACCGGCAGCTGCTTGCAGAGGTCCTTCGCCGGCTCGGCGCACTCGAGTCGCCCGCGCCGCCCCAACCCCCTTCCCCCTCCGGGCAATGA
- a CDS encoding phage holin family protein: MDADGCPVLACGDASLGEAIRGRQPRPAGAHSALTPRPASGLGCPRVEPAFLSFLKRWVVTTLAVLVAAQVVGGIRYDSTATVLVASLLLGFLNAFVRPLLLLLSLPLLVVSLGLFIVVINALLLLLVAELVKGFVVNGFWSAVWGSLVISAVSMLTNALMGQGPRMDVRRSRHGSHKGTSRDNDRNDPPGGGPVIDV; this comes from the coding sequence ATGGACGCGGATGGCTGCCCGGTGCTCGCTTGCGGCGACGCCAGCCTGGGCGAAGCGATCCGCGGGCGGCAGCCCCGCCCGGCCGGCGCTCACTCTGCGCTTACTCCCCGCCCGGCCTCTGGGCTAGGGTGTCCCCGCGTGGAGCCGGCATTTCTTTCATTTTTAAAGCGGTGGGTGGTCACCACCCTCGCGGTGCTGGTGGCCGCCCAGGTGGTGGGCGGCATCCGCTACGATTCCACCGCCACGGTCCTCGTCGCCTCGCTGCTGCTCGGATTTCTCAATGCATTTGTCCGCCCCCTGCTGCTGCTGCTTTCCCTCCCGCTGCTGGTGGTCTCTCTCGGGCTGTTTATCGTGGTGATCAATGCGCTGCTGCTGTTGCTGGTGGCCGAACTGGTGAAAGGATTTGTGGTGAACGGATTCTGGTCCGCGGTCTGGGGCAGCCTGGTCATCAGCGCGGTGTCCATGCTCACCAACGCCTTGATGGGTCAGGGACCCAGAATGGACGTCCGCCGGAGCCGGCACGGGTCCCACAAGGGCACGAGCAGGGACAACGACAGGAACGACCCGCCGGGCGGCGGACCCGTGATTGACGTCTGA
- a CDS encoding insulinase family protein: MNEAHLKLPPSAPADRVLAMPPGVRLVTLPNGLEVILREDRSAPVVSAQAWCRAGSIDEGRWLGAGLSHVLEHMLFKGTTTRPAGRIDQEVQSAGGYINAFTSFDRTVYYINVPNTGVLVAVDILCDILQHATLPADELVRELDVIRREMDMGQDDPGRRSGRRLFETAYTRSPYRYPVIGVPDIFNRVTREDLVAFYTEKYAPNNCFFVLVGDFDTEAVLARITAAYAGCGARPVPVASPAIEPVQTAPREVMEEAPIELGHLHLAWHIPEPRHPDIAALDVLSTLLGSGRSSRLYRAVHEEAGLAHSVNAWIYSPGLEGLFGVSSVCDGDKAAAARDGILAEVERMKIELVSSTELSKAVKQFTAGMLSSRKTMEGQAMDLGANWILANDLGFSERYLAAVVRLVPEDLRRVAREYLTETNRTAVALLPRGAVPPAASVTTAFAEHPVCKFTLPNGLRLLVKEDHRLPFVEFRTAIGGGVLSESVTDNGITALLSRLLVKGTTRRTGEQLADEIEGLGGSLDPFAGNNSFGISAEVLRDDFETGLQLVAEVLRHPAFPEPALDRERATQLAAIRGQRDQLLASAFQAMRRSLFGDAGYGLDVHGTEPAVSRLGVADLRRHYARLVTPENTVFAVYGDIHADAVRGAVEAILGDWPSSGGAPTWTVGRGERGAPRSEVCRDKEQAVIVLGFQGTTFDGADRYPLELLQEACSDLGSRLFRRIRDELGLAYYVGASHFVGRTPGYFAFYCGTSPGHCERVEQELRAQAASLCLEGLTAEELARAQAKVIGHRKIARQDLGQTALAAALDELHGLGFDHGDRDDERFAAVNLDEVRAVAERYLQPESAVLSVIRGGG, from the coding sequence TTGAACGAAGCGCATCTGAAGTTGCCGCCGTCCGCGCCTGCCGACCGCGTGCTCGCCATGCCCCCAGGGGTCCGTCTGGTGACCCTGCCCAATGGTCTGGAGGTGATCCTCCGCGAGGATCGCAGCGCCCCGGTGGTCAGCGCCCAGGCCTGGTGCCGTGCGGGCAGCATTGATGAGGGCCGCTGGCTGGGCGCGGGCCTGTCGCACGTTCTGGAGCACATGCTGTTCAAGGGGACCACGACCCGTCCCGCGGGTCGTATTGACCAGGAAGTCCAGTCCGCCGGCGGCTACATCAATGCCTTCACGTCGTTCGACCGAACGGTGTACTATATCAATGTCCCCAATACCGGCGTGCTCGTGGCGGTGGACATCCTCTGCGACATCCTTCAACACGCCACGCTTCCTGCAGACGAACTGGTCCGCGAACTCGACGTCATCCGGCGGGAAATGGACATGGGGCAGGATGATCCCGGACGGCGCTCCGGACGCCGGCTCTTCGAAACGGCCTATACGCGAAGCCCGTACCGGTATCCGGTCATTGGCGTGCCCGACATCTTCAACCGTGTGACCCGCGAAGACCTCGTCGCCTTCTACACCGAGAAATACGCCCCCAACAATTGCTTCTTCGTCCTGGTGGGTGACTTCGATACCGAGGCGGTCCTGGCCCGGATCACCGCGGCGTATGCGGGCTGCGGAGCGCGCCCGGTGCCCGTGGCCTCACCGGCCATCGAGCCGGTCCAGACCGCCCCGCGCGAGGTCATGGAGGAGGCTCCCATCGAACTCGGCCACCTGCACCTTGCGTGGCACATACCGGAACCCCGCCACCCGGACATCGCGGCCCTGGACGTACTCTCGACCCTCCTGGGCAGCGGCCGCAGCTCCCGGCTGTACCGCGCGGTCCATGAGGAGGCGGGTCTTGCCCATTCGGTGAACGCGTGGATCTATTCGCCCGGGCTGGAGGGCCTGTTCGGGGTCAGCAGTGTCTGCGACGGCGACAAGGCCGCCGCGGCGCGCGACGGCATCCTGGCCGAAGTGGAGCGGATGAAGATCGAGCTGGTTTCGTCCACCGAGCTGTCGAAGGCGGTGAAGCAGTTTACGGCCGGCATGCTTTCCTCCCGCAAGACCATGGAAGGCCAGGCGATGGACCTGGGCGCCAACTGGATCCTCGCCAATGACCTGGGCTTCAGCGAGCGCTACCTGGCGGCGGTGGTCCGGCTGGTGCCCGAGGACCTGCGGCGGGTCGCCCGCGAGTACCTCACGGAGACCAACCGGACGGCCGTGGCGCTGCTGCCTCGTGGCGCCGTGCCCCCCGCTGCATCGGTGACCACGGCGTTTGCCGAACACCCGGTGTGCAAGTTCACCCTGCCCAACGGCCTCCGGCTGCTGGTGAAAGAGGACCACCGGCTGCCGTTCGTTGAATTTCGCACGGCGATCGGAGGCGGGGTGTTGTCCGAATCAGTGACCGACAACGGCATCACGGCCCTGTTGTCCCGCCTGCTGGTCAAGGGCACCACGCGCCGCACCGGGGAACAACTGGCCGATGAGATCGAAGGCCTCGGCGGCAGCCTGGATCCCTTCGCAGGAAACAACAGCTTTGGGATTTCGGCGGAGGTGTTACGGGATGACTTCGAGACCGGCCTCCAGCTCGTGGCCGAGGTGCTGCGGCATCCGGCGTTTCCCGAGCCGGCCCTGGATCGCGAACGGGCGACCCAGCTCGCCGCCATCCGCGGGCAGCGCGACCAGTTGCTTGCCAGCGCGTTTCAGGCCATGCGCCGCAGCCTGTTCGGGGACGCCGGGTACGGGCTGGATGTGCACGGAACCGAACCCGCGGTCTCGCGTCTCGGTGTGGCGGATCTCCGGCGTCATTACGCCCGGCTGGTCACACCGGAAAACACGGTCTTCGCCGTCTATGGCGACATCCATGCCGATGCAGTCCGCGGCGCTGTGGAGGCCATTCTGGGGGACTGGCCCTCCTCCGGCGGCGCACCGACGTGGACCGTGGGCCGGGGAGAGCGGGGCGCCCCGCGGTCCGAGGTCTGCCGCGACAAGGAACAGGCGGTGATCGTGCTTGGGTTTCAAGGCACCACGTTCGACGGGGCCGACCGGTACCCGCTGGAGCTGTTGCAGGAGGCCTGCTCCGACCTCGGCAGCCGGCTCTTCCGGCGCATCCGGGATGAACTCGGTCTCGCCTACTACGTGGGCGCGTCCCATTTCGTCGGAAGGACTCCGGGCTACTTCGCCTTCTACTGTGGCACCTCCCCAGGGCACTGCGAACGCGTCGAGCAGGAGCTGCGCGCCCAGGCGGCCTCGCTGTGCCTGGAGGGACTCACCGCGGAGGAGCTTGCGCGGGCCCAGGCCAAGGTCATCGGGCACCGGAAGATTGCCCGTCAGGACCTCGGACAAACGGCCCTCGCCGCCGCCCTGGATGAGCTGCATGGCCTTGGATTCGACCATGGGGACCGCGACGACGAACGATTTGCCGCGGTGAATCTCGATGAAGTGCGGGCCGTGGCCGAGCGTTACCTGCAGCCCGAGTCCGCCGTCCTCTCCGTCATTCGCGGCGGCGGTTGA
- a CDS encoding L,D-transpeptidase family protein, with the protein MPRSRKPASNRGPARRSRGGRGLLISLLLGVTAAGIWWWIRSREPAPVPSASPTGNPAVGAPPSARLAPQIAAPEPSATFAPVTAHPLPPSVPVPAPDLPTAPLSPPIPEPARPMPFLPRIATNMLEVQIVLARHGIGSGSIDGVGGAQTEAALRAFQYQQGLDESGRLDRDTARALQLERPPLQRHQVTAEDAAPGTPVPDTWLAKSRLKRLDYASPLERLAERTHAHPKLLRRLNPGVDWDSLVPGTRIEVPDAAYPPPRRAALIRISLAGRYLRAYDDEGHLLVHFPVSIGRLASKRPVGSLSVVVVIKDPDYTFNPEVFPESEEGRRLGRRLLLPPGPNNPVGVAWIGLSRPGYGIHGTPSPEQVGRTESHGCFRLANWDADHLRRMVLVGTRVNVEP; encoded by the coding sequence ATGCCCCGTTCCCGAAAACCTGCGTCGAACCGCGGGCCGGCACGCCGCTCCCGGGGAGGCCGCGGCCTCCTGATCTCCCTCCTGCTGGGCGTCACCGCGGCCGGCATCTGGTGGTGGATCCGCAGCCGGGAGCCCGCACCGGTCCCCTCCGCATCGCCCACCGGGAACCCGGCCGTGGGTGCGCCTCCATCCGCCCGCCTTGCGCCTCAGATCGCCGCCCCGGAGCCCTCCGCAACCTTCGCGCCCGTGACGGCGCACCCCCTCCCTCCGTCGGTGCCAGTCCCCGCCCCGGACCTTCCCACCGCGCCGTTATCCCCGCCGATTCCCGAGCCGGCACGCCCCATGCCGTTCCTGCCGCGCATTGCGACCAACATGCTGGAAGTGCAGATCGTCCTCGCGAGGCACGGCATCGGCTCCGGCTCGATTGACGGTGTCGGCGGTGCCCAGACCGAGGCGGCGTTGCGCGCCTTCCAGTACCAGCAGGGCCTCGACGAGTCCGGCCGTCTCGATCGTGACACGGCGCGCGCGCTCCAGCTGGAAAGGCCGCCGCTGCAGCGGCATCAGGTGACGGCGGAGGATGCCGCGCCGGGAACACCCGTTCCCGACACCTGGCTGGCCAAGTCGCGCCTCAAAAGACTGGACTACGCCTCGCCCCTGGAGCGGCTCGCGGAGCGGACGCATGCGCATCCGAAGCTGCTGCGCCGGTTGAATCCCGGCGTGGACTGGGACTCCCTCGTGCCCGGAACCCGGATCGAGGTGCCCGACGCCGCCTACCCCCCGCCGCGCCGGGCCGCATTGATCCGGATCAGCCTTGCCGGCCGGTATCTCCGTGCCTACGACGACGAGGGGCATCTGCTCGTGCATTTTCCAGTCAGCATCGGTCGCCTGGCCTCCAAGCGGCCCGTCGGTTCCTTGAGCGTGGTGGTCGTGATCAAAGACCCCGATTACACCTTTAATCCTGAAGTGTTTCCCGAGTCCGAGGAGGGCCGGCGCCTCGGCCGTCGGCTGCTGCTGCCGCCGGGACCCAACAATCCGGTGGGAGTCGCCTGGATTGGACTCAGCCGCCCCGGCTACGGGATCCACGGCACGCCCAGTCCCGAGCAGGTGGGCCGCACCGAAAGCCACGGCTGTTTCCGCCTCGCCAACTGGGACGCCGATCATCTGCGTCGGATGGTCCTGGTGGGGACCCGGGTCAACGTGGAGCCGTAG